From the Chionomys nivalis chromosome 18, mChiNiv1.1, whole genome shotgun sequence genome, the window ATTCTCCCAGGTGAGAAGATGGCTGCGTGGGCTGTGAGTGATGCTGGGAATGAAGGGAagcacaaagagaaaagaagttaTTAGAAACAAAACAGGTAGCTGGTTATATGTGGGCTGcgagggagagacaggagctgGAGATTGGATTTACAGTTCCTCCTCAGTAGCTGGGGAGAGAATTGTGCCAATGCTGAAGGGGAGGGGCATGCAAAGAAAAGACTTTGGAGAAAGATGGTGAGGTCTTTTTTTGAGGAATTTTGTAAGCAAGTAAGCAAGCCCTTAAACTGGGAGATCCTCTAGTCTGCCCAGTCTCTGACCTGGAGATGCAGATGTAGCCGTTAGTAGACAAAGAGCAACAAACAGGAGATGTGTGGAGGAATGAAAGAGTAGGCGCTGGTCTGACCTCCAAGGACCAAACTTTAAGTCTCGGGCAGAGAAATAGTAGTTACAAAAGATGAAATCCATCAATAATGCCAAAGCCTTGACCTGTGTATTCTTCTTTAATTCCCACGCTTGTCCTGGCCAGTTATTTACCCGAGTTTTAACAGATTTGAAAGTATgttctgattgttttcttttgttcactTTGTAAGGTGAAAGCGGTTTCAATAATTTGTAATCAACAAACATCTGTAAAATGACTTAAATAGACGCTATAAACCAAAGATCTCTGGGCCTCTCACTCCCTGGATTGGACTGTTTCTAAGGTTTGAAATTACAACTGGCTTTTACTTCAAGCCCCAAATCGTGGTGCCTTAAGTCTTGTCTCTCTTCTCCTGCCCTTCTTTCTGGGTCTATTGCTCACTGACAGCTCAGAGAGATTTTTCTCTCATCAAAATGTTCaatcaggccaggcggtggtggtgcatgcctttaatcccagcattcgggaggcagaggcaggtggatctctgtaagttcgaggccagcctggtctagaagagctagttccaggacaggaaccaaaagctacagagaaaccctgtctcgaaaatcaaaaaaaaaaaaaaaaaaagttcaatcaGACACATACTTCAAAGACAACTGTGGTCCGACCTCCACGTGGAGAAGATGCCACAGTGGCTCTGGGTACCTGGGTATGTGGGAACATACTGCATGTGCTTCCCTTGTTTATAACACATGCTGTCTTTTCTTTGAAGACTGTGGTGGCCATGGGAATGTGGCCTCCAGGGTGGCTGATTGGGAATatgctgaggtttttttttttaacagctggcTCTCTAGGAAAAAATAGTACTTCTTTGTAGTTTTAGCAAATTTTATGATGTAAGTATTTTCACCATAGCCAATTTAATCTACTAACTTGCTATCACCGGAGGCAGGACAGCATACAGCAGAGTCTCTTGTTAGCCAGTGCGAGCGGCTCCTGTGTACAGACACACCCTGTTCTGATTAGAATGGCCATGTAAGACAAGAAAGTGAGTTGTGTAAAATACTGCTCAGTTCAAAGTGAAGGGGCCTGCTGATGTGTGGTCGGCTGGGGTTAGCTCCTGACTTTTCCTTTGAACACAGGACACCATGCACACCAGCAGTTCAAGGACCTTAGCACTTAATTGCTATTTCTTGGTTTGTAAGTAACTTTTctataatttacatttaaaactGAGATAACTGAGAATCATTTTGAATCTACTTTTTTTACATTGTGAACCAAAGAAATGATGTTTGACTTCAGGATAACAGTACAATCGATATTCTAATGTattgaagaagagaaaatattttatgtcaagttttttttttcaatactaaGCAAAAACTTTGATGGCACACTACATTAATCCATAATGTATGTGGAggtgagagcagcaagtgcaccCTATTTCTCCATAAAACACACCCATTAACACGAGTGTGCACATTGAGGGGGTGTTATGTATAAACGCTAGGACTTCCTTTAAAGCATTCCTAATGAGAAGTACCAGTAGGACCAGAGCTGCTGTTATgtcctctgtgtgttttattttgaattctgAAAGGAAATCAGCCTTCCTGGTAGTGCTGGGGAAGAAAGAGCTCATTAGCATTTTGTGCACATATGCAAACTCTCCCGGCCTCTGTTAGAACCTTGCAATCCTACTGAATGCAAAGGGACCTTTCTCCAAACACCCTGCCCTGATAATCATCTCGGAAAGGTGATTTACAAAAATATCGCAAACAATAAAGACACGAGATagcacaaactttttttttgtttttcaaaagtcaAATTTTAGAGGCCCGTGTTTATACacaacacacagatgcacagtACATGTCAGTGCTCCTGCtttcataattttctgttttgaaatttcctacaGAATAATGTTCAAATTGGCATGAGTAAGAGCTTTACAAAGTGGCCTAGTAAACACCCTATTGCTTTAGGTGCCCCATTTTTGTATTTAAGTTTCTTTGTTCAATTAGATGACTCTTAGATAAAAGTGTAAAGATTTTAGGTTCtttaacaaaaccaaaaatatcagtcatttttaattttcaaagtatatttaaagaaatgcttaCTTCAATAAAAAACCCCAtagtaaacattaaaaacatgGCTAGTCAATTGACTTTAATCCTAGAATATTACAAGTGGCTACTGAATTCTCAATTTaagcatgtattttattttgtacttttgtATTCTTCAATACAGATATCAAAGAAaaatgatgtgattttttttcttttataagatagAAATCATTCTTTTGTGGAAAAACTCCATGCCATGACAGAAAAAGGCATTGTTTTAAACCTTAGAATAATTGTTAGAAAAGaactataaaattataaacttttGGAAACAAATGCACTGAGAACATCTCTAGGAAAAGCATGCAACTGGCTAGGTACAAATTACAGGCACTGCCAGGCGTGCAGCCTTAAAATCTCACAGGAAGAAATGAGCACCGGAATCATCTCTAATGTTACAATGTAAAGAAGGCCCAGGTATAACACATAAAAACTTACATTTAGCCCCCAAACTTCACCACCAATAATAAATACGGTATTTTCAGTCTTTAGGAAACAGCTGGTATCATTCATTTTCATAGCTCCACGGTGGTGTGTGGCAGTTACCACTTACTTGTTTTGGACTAcgcagagaagacagacagacaaatatctCCCTCAAATGGGATTTTtcagtggaggtgggggtggaacaGTTTTCCAATTAAAACTTATTCTtagttcatttttcctttttcttccaaaaTGTTTCACTGGAACTTTACAAGATCTGCATTGCTCCACTGCTGCTCCATGCCAGCCTATTTGCCCCATCTCTGGTGGGTGATGTTCAGACTTGGCATGGGAAAGCAGGTGTTGAAAGGTAGGTTACAGATCACAGGAGTGAAAAAGAGTTTGAATAAGCTAATATATAgtcaaaaatatatattcatcctTGTACTAACAAAAAGttgcattttaaagaaattcattTATAACTTTAATTACAAAACAGTCAGTACACAGTATGAAATATGCCAAactctttggctttcaaaaagcCCAAGTCTGTAGCTCTATCAATCACATACATGGCTACCAAATGTCCAGTATTTTACTGCTGTACATAAATAATGACAAGGCAAAGAACAGCAACTAGTCCAAGGGCTTGTAGGCCAAGGAACCATAGCATGAGCCAAAAGAAAATGACCACTACTGGTTCCACAATTCGCTCTCCAAAATACATCCTTGTGAAGCCCATGTTGAGGAGGGTTTTGTTCAGTTCACCAAAAAGTGTTCCCATCTTTTTGTAGTCATCTCCAATGGGTTCACCAGGGTGGTTTTGTGATTCTTCAACATCcttaaaaaaagacaaaccaaGAGATGGACATAAGAAACATGTAAATACCTTTAATAATAATGCTCTCACTACATCTTCTCCAAATAACTGGGCGTACACTTGTGGTAATCATTTAGTAAATACGTATTATGAAGACGCCCATAACTCATGAGTATGTAACTTTACACAGCAGAGGTAGTCTCCAGATGCAAGCAAGGCCCTGATGCTGAGAAGGAGGCCATCCTGAACTCCCTTGTAGGCTGATCTAACCACAAGAACCTTTATAGTAGGGAATCAGAACTAAGCATAATAAGATGCTGTGTTCCTTGTTGGTAGATGGAGGGAGGAGCCATGGGTGGTGAATGTGGGCAGGCTGTGAGGCTGGAGGAGAGAACGGACAGATCTTTGAGTACCTCTGAAAGGAGCACATCCTTGCTGCCCTAGACTCTTGGTCTCCAAGAATATAAGATAATAAATCTGTGTTGTAGAATAAAATACTTGTTCCTTGGGATTGACATACTGTCTATCCTACCTTTCAAGAACCGAGAAAGCACTTATTGAGTTTTGTAGACTAAGCACTGCTAAATCCCCAACTAGACCATGGATTTGTAAGACGTGGGTACAGCTCAttctcccccactcactctccagTGGTTGGAATTGCACCAAGGTGCCTACGTAGATAAAGAATgatgcttttatttctcttctctgagAGCCTGTTTGCAGGGCCACCTTTCTGCCCATCTCCTGTTTCATGAAGCAGGGCTCCTGGTCTATCTCTCTTGGTGAAGACATTCCAGCAAACTGAGACATTCACCGTTCAAGCGCAGCTGTTCGGAGGATGCTTCGTTACTGTTGGAGTAGTCCTCAGCCATTGCTGTTGTGATCTTTCATTGTAAGCCTCAGACAGCTATGCAGGCTTACATGGGGCCCTTGCATAGCTTCCTGTCAAAACACTACTGAGACTGTAAATGCTTCCTGTTAATCTCAACAGGGGAAACAAAGTTTTGAAATAGGATTACTTTTACATAAGGcagaaaactgactgagaagtcaGTGCTTGGGAAATCTCTATGTACACCCACGGTATCTTCCAAGAGTACTGATTTTTCTTATTGCCCAGTCTTACTACAATTCAGAACATCATGCTAGTTCTTAATGTTTCCAACCCGCTTCTGGGGTTCTGATACTTGTTTCTTCAAAGGTTTATGTGTTGAGTTCTTTGTCTTTAGTATGATGAGATGAGGTGAAAGCTTTATTAGGTGGGGCTTCGTGGGCAGTTATGCCAAATGGGGGTTCTAAAAACAATCATCAATTCCTTCAAGAGGATTGTGAGGAAAGGCTTAAGCCTTGTTTCAGCCCAGTGTTTGTCTGGATTCCCATTCTACCATGTAGCCATTGCTCTTGAGATTGCAGTCTATCCTGAGGTGAGGCAGACAAGGTAGATTTTTAGAATCCCAAACCATTAGCTAAATAAAACAGGTTTTCTGTACAAATTAGCCTCTCTTTGGTATTTCATGACAGTAATGAAAAACTGACCAATAAAACAGCCCTTTGGAATTTTGGAAACATTTCTGGTTCCTATTAGGCTCTGCAAACAGAAGGACCAAAAAGATACCACAAGATGAAGAGAGAAAGTAATTTGCTTcgattaattttatatttattagtttgtcttacttttttttttttttttaaaggcagagtttctctgtagctttggagcctgtcttggcactagctcctgtagaccaggctggcctcaaactcacagagatccgcctgcttcttcccctgagttctgggattaaaggtgtgcaccaccaccacccggctagtttcTCATACTTTTATGTGCTACATGATAACCTAACTGTATTAATGCAAATTTGTCTTTGTCTGATATTAAGCTATTTCCCTCTACAGCAGCATTTGAAGAATCTTTGATTTAGTTTGCAATTGTTCTGGGTCCATATCTTGATTTCTCTAGTGTTTAATAATGTTGATAgcggttttggtttctttttaaagtgctTAAAAACCCCTCTTTGTAATCAGTTGTTATCGATGTACTCATTGTATTTCCAGTTTAGAAACTTGAAGGTTTCTAAGATTTTACTTTTAGTATTTTTGTGGTTTTAATATGAACAAAGTATTCAGACCAAACATaatatgtgttttctttaatatctttGTAAAATGAATTAAGTCTATGAATGTACCTGAGTTTTTCAGGGTAAGAGGTAGGTGTACTTAACTTCTGCAGGGAATTAGCTAACTCTACAGTGCAGGTGTAGCGACCGCAAGGGTCCTTTAGGAGTTGGTGGACTGAGATGGCGAGGGAGGAAGAGTAGATTTGGGTAAGCTGTAGTtactgcatatgtgtgcatatactgCATATATAGAATGCatgtagtattatatccttcaaatatatacaaattagagaaaataagTACAATTGACAACTACATACCTATCAGCCAAATTTAATGATTACTAAATTTTGCCCCCTCGCTGCTCAATGTGGCCAACTAAGAAAAGGTTACTAGGGAAATGCTCCCTAAATGTATTTTCATAAACACAGTTATGTGAAAACATCAGATTCCTACAGTGAACTGAACAGGGGATCTAATAACCCAAAGACGACACTGCAAACACGGGGATGGGCAGTGTTGATAAATTAGCAAGGTCCTGTGGACCTCAGTGCTTTCTGTACCCACAGAGAACGTCTGGGGTCCTTGTGTGTTTCTCAGAGGTTTGTTACTTCCCGGGTAACTGTGATCTCAGTAGCGCTATTACCGATCTAGCAGGAGTGCCCACAccgagcacctactatgtgctgggCACAGCGCTACCTTTTACTGATTTCCCCAGCAATGTTTATCTATAGACAGGTGAGGAAGTTGCCAGCGCTGACTTACACTCAGCAGTGGTCAGGCCTGTGAGCACCCACACTCTCATCCCCATTTATTGCTAGTGTCTAGGAAGCAGTGACTACCTCAGTTTTGAGAAGCAGTTTGTATATTTCACCTCTGGAAAAAGAAGGCCATGGTAACATTTTGTTTAACCCATTAGCAGAGCAAACTGAGTGTCAGTGTGATTCTTGCTTTACGTCCTTTTTAACAGTTTCAAAGTAAGTTTATCAAACAGGAAAACTGTTCCGACTTCTATTTTCATCTCGTGTAAGAATTAAATGAGGTAATGCTATTTGTAGACTAGCACATTTTCATGGCTTATAAAGTAGTGACTGGAATTCACACTAAAGTCAAAAAAGGGCAGCGAGAATGAAGAAATACACCTAGCATAGCTGCAGTAGAAAATCTACTTCGCACGCACAGTAAACCGAAGCAGAGACGCAGATGGAGCTTTCCCCGCTGTGACATTAATCATCTGTGTTTCTGCCAgactttcttctttgtgtgtgaggCTCCAGTGAAGAACGTTTGTCAAACGTACGGCTCCTTTTAGGGTTACACAGGACTGCCAGAGAGTGTTCTCAGCGAGGCCCTGACAGCCCTCGTTTGTCCATGATTGAGGACACACACGAAAATACAAGAGTGACCCAACCTattcaaaattcttttaaaagttttctgttatttcttaCTACTGTTtcaggcaagtgtgtgtgtgtgtgcactcacgaGTGTGTGATGTTTGGGTGGGTATACACGGCACATACGTGGTGACCAGAGGATGATTTTGTGTAgatggtcctctccttccacatttacatgggttctggggactgagcgCATGTTGCcgggcttgtgcagcaagcagcTTTACCAGTTGAGCCTTTTTGCTAGCCCTCAAAATCCTTCTCAATTATAACAAATTAAAGGTAAGACTTTAAATAGGAGTTTTGAGAAGAATccttaaaataattacatattttagaATCCAAGCATAAAGAGGTCAGGTTCCATAAGCCTACTAACAAAAAACAAGGAGGTTAAAAAATACTGCATGCAAATATATAGATAAACCATTATTGTAAATATTCAGAGGATACAAATAAATTCAGTAAAATCTGAGATTGGATTTATTTTCAGTAATTTGAATCCATGAAAGTTATAATAAGAAAGGTAAATTTATTGCAAGTACACATGCCGGGACGCGtcacaaataaaagagaaatgtttTTTAGGACAGCATTTGTGAAGAGTTTGTGAACTGAGCTTTACTAACAGAGGAGTAAAGAAGTAGATGGCAGCGCAAAGCTTGCTGGGCTTTCTCAGCTTTACCAGCTGCTTCTGTGGACTGGTTTTGGGCTTCACTGGCATTCTGGTCTACTGGCCTCTGCTCGTTCTCAACCAGTCTCTTTCCTCCACTTACCACAGTGACAGTTTCTGGTAAGTCAGTTGTTAGTTTCCTCAAGTTCTCTTGTATGTGATCAATTGCTTTCCTCCTGTTGCTTTTATGGTTTTCTACCTTTCTACCTTTTAACcaatgcatgtctgtgtatcttCTCGTGTTTATGCTACTTGGATTTGCCTGAGTTATGTGTACCTTAAACTTTTTCATCAAGTTTGaggagttttattttaaatgctctaTCCTTTCTTTCTGCTCAGTATCCCATTACTTCCATACTGATGTGACTGGAGTTGCCCGGCAGATTTGGAGATTAAATAGCTCTATTGACTTACATTTGGATTACTGTGTTTTCAACTTCAGAATTCTCATAAGAGAATTCAGTCCTTTGGTTCCTCCATTTTTtaagcaatatatatattttttccttttgagacaggattttactatgtagaccaggctgtggtatgccagcctctgcctcctgaatgctggggttaaaggtgtgtgtgaacATGTCCAGCATGGTGCAGTTGTAAAGCAATGATCACAGCTGCTTGTTTCTTTTTGGCTGCCCCCTTTATGAATTAAAGTCCCTTTCGCAGGGGGGCTGGCTGAAGAGGCCTGCTCACACTGGTCATGCCTACATAGAAAAGAGTTCTATAAAGGGAGCTGGGAGTGAAGGGGAAGGGGTGAGAAACACGGGAAGCCACCTTTCAGGTGAAATTCTGGCTCTGGATCAGAGATGGGCATAGAGAGTCTAACACAGCACCATGAGGGGTGATGACTGCATAGGTGTCGCTCAAATGCCACAGACACTGTTCTGATGAAGACACAGTAAATGTTTCTGCACTTGTCAGCTCCCTTTAAAACCACTCTAGACTTTACACTATTGCTGTGGTTAGTATCCCACCAGTTAACTATTGCTCTGCAGGGAAGGGAACTCTGCAGAGTTCTTTATTGTTCTAAAAGCTTGATACTGGTTATTTGTGGGTATTAGTTACTTTTGATGGCAAATTGAAGGTCAATTTCTATGAGGCTAAACCAAAGGATTTCAGGTGTTCTGA encodes:
- the Fam241a gene encoding uncharacterized protein FAM241A; translation: MCSAGELLRGGAGSGERDEDGAAPAEPAEEREPRASPRRRRRQDEGEQDVEESQNHPGEPIGDDYKKMGTLFGELNKTLLNMGFTRMYFGERIVEPVVVIFFWLMLWFLGLQALGLVAVLCLVIIYVQQ